From a single Halorussus halophilus genomic region:
- a CDS encoding ABC transporter substrate-binding protein, whose translation MVNGNHRSGGDTDSDGNRVTRRQWLAFGGSAALTGLAGCSGGDNPNETDVTMTSNPAGTEGGDDSGTGTDQSGGTPVTTELNMRAPVSWQPSQSNVNPFTDTKNTQYWMDYMWSEAPVYPNSRGEPIYWLADEVELKGGGCEVHIKLDENYTWWDGTPVTAKDVRTTQLISDYKTYLGPDETSDSWEVVDEYTVKNVLSGPANPSLQKSKYFSPIAKHDYFKSWLQKYEDAGSESAIKQVTKDLQDHQITLQDMKEKGLGCGLWKPTQLSPTKAVHEKYQDHPRADWTNLETFNWHLISEKQKAIQALKTGKLDMGDKTITEAQSSDKVSVFNRFATSNFVKLAMNWNNEHLARRPVRRAMAYLLDHDELVKVIRTTQGLRYKPRDTVNGLPAKQADKWGGDSFQNNLITYGRKAKPEKAKQVLQEAGYSKDGDVWVGPNGSKVEGLTYLTPPWNIYETIGKYFSPKLEKFGFKNKLVIPSSSGFWKRWTDTHDFDMVNWFATASHPGSAFSTASVAGLGKFDEVATVKETEGNCKVNRTTPELDQPRSKKLNQPIRPKFPKQVGTKGTGGSQQTLYPVKWNNIMNQTQSSEEVKKLSKKLMWYMNWQVPHIGFYDETRAYWGKTDKFDFPTSKVDDHPQAKQTKHEHLTNAMEFLVKGHVNAKTK comes from the coding sequence ATGGTAAACGGTAACCATCGTTCTGGTGGAGACACCGACAGCGACGGCAACAGGGTAACGCGACGCCAGTGGCTCGCATTCGGCGGGAGCGCGGCGCTGACCGGGTTGGCCGGTTGCAGCGGCGGCGATAACCCGAACGAGACCGATGTCACGATGACCTCGAACCCAGCGGGGACCGAGGGTGGCGACGACAGCGGGACCGGCACCGACCAGAGCGGTGGGACGCCCGTGACGACGGAGCTCAACATGCGCGCGCCGGTCAGTTGGCAGCCGAGTCAGTCCAACGTCAACCCGTTCACCGACACGAAGAACACCCAGTACTGGATGGACTACATGTGGTCGGAGGCGCCCGTGTATCCGAACTCTCGCGGCGAACCGATATACTGGCTCGCCGACGAAGTCGAGCTCAAAGGAGGCGGCTGTGAGGTCCACATCAAACTCGACGAGAACTACACGTGGTGGGATGGAACGCCAGTGACCGCGAAGGACGTTCGCACCACCCAGCTCATCAGCGACTACAAGACCTACCTGGGTCCCGACGAAACGTCGGATAGCTGGGAGGTCGTCGACGAGTACACCGTCAAGAACGTGCTGTCCGGCCCGGCCAACCCCTCGCTGCAGAAGTCGAAGTACTTCTCGCCGATCGCCAAACACGACTACTTCAAGTCGTGGCTCCAGAAGTACGAGGACGCCGGAAGCGAGAGCGCGATAAAGCAGGTGACCAAGGACCTGCAGGACCACCAGATAACGCTGCAGGACATGAAAGAGAAGGGCCTGGGCTGCGGTCTGTGGAAGCCGACGCAGCTCTCGCCGACGAAAGCAGTCCACGAGAAGTACCAGGACCACCCGCGGGCGGACTGGACGAACCTGGAGACGTTCAACTGGCACCTCATCTCCGAGAAGCAGAAGGCCATCCAGGCGCTCAAGACCGGCAAACTTGACATGGGCGACAAGACGATTACGGAGGCCCAGTCGAGTGACAAGGTGAGTGTGTTCAACCGCTTCGCCACGTCCAACTTCGTCAAGCTGGCGATGAACTGGAACAACGAACACCTCGCTCGTCGTCCCGTCCGTCGCGCCATGGCGTACCTACTCGACCACGACGAACTGGTCAAAGTCATCAGGACGACGCAAGGCCTGCGATACAAGCCCCGAGACACTGTCAACGGACTGCCCGCGAAACAAGCCGACAAGTGGGGCGGCGATAGCTTCCAGAACAACCTCATCACCTACGGCCGGAAAGCCAAGCCAGAGAAGGCAAAGCAGGTCCTCCAGGAGGCCGGCTACTCGAAGGACGGCGACGTCTGGGTCGGACCCAACGGGAGCAAGGTCGAGGGCTTGACCTACCTGACGCCCCCGTGGAACATCTACGAGACTATCGGGAAGTACTTCAGCCCGAAACTCGAGAAGTTCGGATTCAAGAACAAACTAGTCATCCCGTCGTCGTCTGGCTTCTGGAAGCGCTGGACGGACACGCACGACTTCGACATGGTCAACTGGTTCGCGACTGCCTCCCATCCCGGGAGTGCGTTCTCGACAGCGAGCGTGGCGGGCCTGGGCAAGTTCGACGAGGTCGCGACCGTCAAGGAAACCGAGGGCAACTGCAAGGTCAACCGGACGACACCCGAACTCGACCAACCGCGCAGCAAGAAGCTTAATCAGCCCATCCGACCGAAGTTCCCGAAGCAGGTCGGCACGAAGGGAACCGGCGGCAGCCAGCAGACGTTGTATCCGGTCAAGTGGAACAACATCATGAACCAGACCCAGTCCTCCGAGGAGGTCAAGAAGCTCTCGAAGAAACTCATGTGGTACATGAACTGGCAGGTGCCCCACATCGGCTTCTACGACGAGACGCGAGCGTACTGGGGCAAGACCGACAAGTTCGACTTCCCGACCAGCAAGGTCGACGACCACCCGCAGGCCAAGCAGACGAAACATGAGCACCTCACGAACGCGATGGAGTTCCTCGTGAAGGGCCACGTCAACGCGAAGACTAAGTAA